A DNA window from Ipomoea triloba cultivar NCNSP0323 chromosome 10, ASM357664v1 contains the following coding sequences:
- the LOC116031828 gene encoding UDP-galactose transporter 1-like: protein MGETLLRQWTMIRSIIAILQWWFFNVAVIIMNKWIFQKLDFKFPLTVSCIHFICSAIGAYLVIKVLKLKPVIVVDPEDRWRRIFPMSFVFCINIVLGNVSLRYIPISFMQTIKSFTPATTVILQWLVWGKHFDWRIWASLIPIVGGILLTSVTELSFNIFGFCAALVGCLATSTKTILAESLLHGYKFDSINTVFYMAPYATMILAVPALVLEGSGVIEWLNSHPVLLPSLAIIIGSGVLAFCLNFSIFYVIHSTTAVTFNVAGNLKVAVAVTCSWLIFRNPISALNAIGCTVTLIGCTFYGYVRQLISQQTQETPRTPRSKMETIPLVNDKSENNKDKM from the exons ATGGGGGAAACTTTGCTGCGTCAATGGACTATGATTCGATCCATAATTGCCATCCTTCAATGGTGGTTCTTCAATGTTGCCGTCATCATCATGAACAAGTGGATCTTCCAG AAACTGGATTTTAAGTTTCCCTTGACAGTATCTTGCATTCATTTTATTTGCTCGGCTATTGGGGCATATTTAGTAATCAAAGTCTTAAAGCTTAAGCCAGTTATTGTGGTTGACCCTGAGGATCGCTGGAGAAGGATTTTTCCCATGTCATTTGTCTTCTGTATCAACATTGTATTAGGGAATGTGAGCTTGAGATACATCCCCATTTCCTTTATGCAAACCATAAAGTCATTTACACCTGCAACTACAG TTATTTTGCAGTGGCTAGTATGGGGAAAGCACTTTGACTGGCGAATCTGGGCTTCTTTGATTCCCATTGTTGGAGGAATTCTCCTAACTTCAGTCACTGAGCTTAGTTTTAACATATTTGGGTTCTGTGCAGCACTAGTTGGTTGTCTTGCTACTTCTACCAAAACTATTCTTGCTGAGTCTCTGCTGCATGGGTACAAATTTGACAg CATAAATACGGTATTCTACATGGCTCCTTATGCAACAATGATCTTGGCAGTACCAGCTTTAGTATTAGAAGGATCCGGGGTCATTGAATGGCTAAACAGTCACCCCGTACTTCTTCCGTCACTTGCTATCATTATTGGCTCCGGAGTGCTGGCATTCTGCCTCAACTTCTCTATCTTCTACGTCATCCACTCTACAACTGCTGTCACATTTAATGTTGCTGGAAACCTTAAG GTTGCAGTTGCGGTTACTTGCTCATGGTTGATATTCAGAAACCCGATTTCAGCCTTGAATGCCATTGGGTGCACGGTGACACTGATAGGATGTACATTCTATGGGTACGTGAGACAGCTGATCTCACAACAAACACAGGAGACTCCTCGTACTCCCAGAAGCAAGATGGAGACGATTCCATTGGTAAATGATAAATCAGAAAATAACAAAGATAAAATGTAG